In Fusarium oxysporum Fo47 chromosome IX, complete sequence, the following proteins share a genomic window:
- a CDS encoding Alpha/Beta hydrolase protein, with the protein MGSSSSKTAYSANNTRGASVAAYELSSALTDTLNEINLNGHLQNWIGSLNEQLRQLLERLDQEAAKYTNSKVNDDESREWDPSQAEVQLISVAWKCARGTYDLEGTVTDTGYCTFRRDQVVDSSFAGTVKLITSTIIEAKTGSRIIESLPVLVLAIRGSASKMDHIVNANAQPRTTESFIGCLEDLKAHSGFLNSARALDSIVTNLVNKYLESFPEMSEKKPHVLFTGHSAGGAVSQLLYLRHMSDQNLNQSARFSCVTFGAPPCLTQHVDLDIFQPSSGTVCVNVINEFDVVTRADKPYILSLVDVARAMLDLPPKATVSELETSEGIVSAALEATRDEKHPLSDDSEDFPVKESNFWRFPQPFYHHVGPRVILLMRFVDNQMSLKAVECFRAGTFQ; encoded by the exons ATGGgctcgtcttcttcaaagACTGCATACTCAGCCAACAACACACGTGGGGCATCAGTCGCTGCGTACGAATTATCGAGCGCTCTGACTGATACCTTGAACGAGATCAACTTGAATGGTCATTTACAAAACTGGATTG GTAGCTTGAACGAGCAACTTCGTCAGCTGCTTGAACGTCtagatcaagaagcagccaagTACACCAACTCCAAGGTCAACGATGACGAATCAAGAGAATGGGACCC GTCTCAGGCTGAAGTCCAGCTCATATCCGTGGCCTGGAAGTGTGCTCGTGGGACTTATGACCTTGAAGGCACCGTGACTGATACCGGTTACTGCACGTTTCGCCGTGATCAAGTAGTCGACAGCTCTTTCGCGGGAACCGTCAAACTCATCACATCAACTATCATCGAGGCGAAGACAGGCTCACGGATAATTGAGTCATTGCCAGTTCTAGTGCTTGCGATACGTGGAAGTGCCAGTAAGATGGACCACATTGTTAATGCCAATGCCCAGCCCAGAACGACCGAAAGTTTTATT GGATGTCTAGAGGACCTTAAAGCCCattctggcttcttgaatAGTGCACGAGCTCTGGACTCGATTGTCACAAATCTAGTCAATAAGTACCTGGAGTCTTTTCCTGAGATGAGTGAGAAGAAACCGCATGTTCTTTTTACGGGACATTCCGCCGGCGGAGCTGTATCAcaattattatatcttcGCCATATGTCTGACCAAAATTTAA ACCAGTCTGCGAGATTTTCGTGCGTCACATTTGGTGCACCTCCTTGCTTGACCCAGCACGTTGATCTTGACATATTTCAGCCAAGTAGTGGAACCGTGTGCGTCAACGTTATCAACGAGTTCGATGTGGTTACTCGAGCCGACAAACCATACATCTTATCTCTGGTAGATGTCGCCAGAGCAATGCTAGACTTGCCACCAAAGGCAACCGTCTCTGAGCTTGAAACAAGCGAAGGGATAGTCAGCGCTGCTTTAGAAGCTACTAGAGATGAAAAACACCCTCTTTCAGACGATTCTGAAGACTTTCCTGTCAAAGAATCAAACTTTTGGCGCTTTCCTCAGCCTTTCTACCACCATGTCGGACCTAGAGTTATTCTGTTGATGCGCTTCGTTGACAATCAGATGAGTCTCAAAGCAGTCGAA TGCTTTAGAGCAGGGACGTTTCAATAA
- a CDS encoding uncharacterized protein (of unknown function-domain containing protein) has product MSHLIGYNTGALHQASSDFNNNISKTYYPSATDLDENPVIPSPDIFSELDDSHKDNLPTPVQCAVHLELLEAFHALRIKILDSKKLDKAFNLGEPTKKIYRRKYIKGLKKHVNEEVTLRNPSWEAKRDKKWTWYLGEAAQRFLVWAAKFNAWLTSTVGKDGAHDGKTGISMTDTSWLPPVDILMIWHAFLLNPSDYLDYCRNQYWDYLPRVNFPWKLIHDSIRSQGPIRDAWVVTGETWEVPEGEAVIPGTLLKSIIQRGNMQTQDIGKPYASRFIGKLVDNVERQRVFVEKMNAHLWIRSPALQGSLRRAVERYERYLRLFKLYPGKMLVPALDIDLVWHTSQLSATAYMNSMEARCGRFINHDDKIKKSKLAAGNDETQSLYRIRFGEEYTVCLCWECQAIMSAVEDSADGDEFLGESPTSGFIGLWNLQDGEIM; this is encoded by the exons ATGTCGCATCTCATCGGTTATAATACAGGCGCCCTTCACCAAGCCAGCAGcgacttcaacaacaacataTCAAAGACATACTATCCATCAGCCACCGACTTGGATGAAAACCCCGTCATCCCGAGTCCAGACATCTTCAGCGAACTTGATGACTCCCATAAAGATAATCTACCCACTCCAGTGCAATGCGCCGTTCATCTAGAATTGCTAGAAGCATTTCATGCGTTGCGCATCAAGATTCTCGACTCGAAGAAACTCGACAAGGCGTTCAACTTGGGCGAACCGACCAAGAAGATCTATCGTCGCAAGTATATCAAAGGCTTGAAAAAGCATGTTAATGAAGAAGTTACACTAAGAAACCCGTCGTGGGAGGCCAAGCGGGATAAGAAATGGACGTGGTACCTTGGAGAAGCAGCGCAAAGGTTTTTGGTATGGGCTGCAAAATTCAATGCTTGGTTGACTTCAACAGTGGGCAAAGATGGTGCCCATGATGGAAAGACTGGGATATCAATGACTGATACCTCATGGCTGCCACCCGTGG ATATTCTGATGATTTGGCATGCTTTCCTCCTTAACCCTTCTGACTATCTGGACTACTGCCGAAATCAGTACTGGGACTACCTCCCAAGGGTCAATTTCCCATGGAAGCTTATC CACGATTCAATCAGGTCGCAAGGCCCCATCCGTGATGCCTGGGTAGTCACTGGAGAGACCTGGGAAGTTCCCGAAGGAGAAGCAGTCATTCCAGGTACTCTCCTCAAATCAATCATTCAAAGAGGCAACATGCAAACACAAGATATCGGCAAGCCATATGCTTCTCGCTTCATTGGCAAACTCGTCGACAACGTCGAGCGCCAACGCGTCTTCGTTGAAAAGATGAACGCTCATCTATGGATACGAAGCCCAGCACTGCAAGGAAGTCTTCGCCGAGCAGTTGAGAGATACGAGAGGTATCTGAGGCTTTTCAAACTCTACCCTGGCAAGATGCTGGTTCCTGCACTTGACATTGACCTCGTCTGGCACACCAGTCAACTCTCAGCAACAGCGTACATGAATTCCATGGAAGCACGTTGTGGCCGCTTCATTAATCATGATGACAAGATTAAGAAATCGAAACTGGCAGCCGGAAACGATGAGACCCAGTCTCTCTATCGTATTCGTTTTGGAGAGGAGTATACAGTTTGCTTGTGCTGGGAGTGTCAGGCTATTATGTCGGCTGTGGAGGATTCTGCTGATGGGGATGAGTTTCTTGGGGAGTCACCAACTTCAGG TTTTATCGGGCTGTGGAATCTGCAAGACGGAGAAATCATGTGA